A DNA window from Brenneria izadpanahii contains the following coding sequences:
- a CDS encoding DUF721 domain-containing protein — protein sequence MRDSRPQSLESLFDSASGAGAGPLRDVQQRAIALLKLNRAVRGILPAQLHPWCRVANYRQGLLVLETANANWLMRLRYEQPALLSALRAQILPSLASIDIRINPALAAKGHEIVKNREITAPEQADQKPLRQLSEQSAETLRGLASHSPEKLRKILERLASLAGESTSKTSRTKK from the coding sequence ATGCGTGATAGCCGCCCACAATCACTGGAATCTCTGTTTGATAGCGCATCAGGTGCGGGTGCTGGACCGCTGCGTGATGTGCAGCAGCGCGCTATCGCGTTATTAAAACTTAACCGGGCTGTACGCGGAATACTTCCCGCACAGTTGCATCCCTGGTGCCGCGTCGCCAACTATCGGCAAGGGCTGCTGGTGCTGGAAACCGCCAACGCTAACTGGTTGATGCGGTTACGTTATGAACAACCAGCATTACTCTCGGCATTACGCGCCCAAATATTACCATCATTGGCCTCAATCGACATCAGGATTAATCCAGCGCTCGCCGCAAAAGGACATGAAATAGTGAAAAACCGTGAGATCACCGCCCCTGAACAGGCAGATCAAAAGCCATTACGTCAGTTAAGCGAACAAAGTGCGGAAACCTTGAGGGGATTAGCGAGCCACAGCCCGGAGAAATTACGCAAAATACTAGAACGACTGGCCTCACTGGCCGGAGAGAGTACCAGTAAAACCAGTCGCACTAAGAAGTAA
- the secM gene encoding secA translation cis-regulator SecM, with amino-acid sequence MIGILNRWRQFGRRYFWPHLLLGMVAASLGLPSSLNASQKIVPLSDSASSVSRQNSASLSLTDLVALKEAHRRSSFGVDYWHQHAIRTVIRHLSFALTAPQQINAQQDDDLPSHSLVLLDTLNALLTREEKPPTIIRRTGRLSSFPATHHQIGIWLAQVRGIRAGPYFHR; translated from the coding sequence GTGATCGGTATTCTAAATCGTTGGCGACAATTTGGCAGACGTTATTTCTGGCCGCATCTCTTATTGGGGATGGTCGCGGCGAGTCTTGGCTTGCCGAGCAGTCTGAATGCGTCGCAGAAGATTGTTCCGTTATCTGATTCTGCTTCCAGCGTCAGCCGTCAGAATAGTGCATCACTCAGCCTTACTGATTTGGTGGCGTTGAAAGAAGCGCATCGCCGATCTTCTTTTGGCGTGGATTACTGGCACCAGCATGCCATTCGTACGGTAATACGTCATCTTTCTTTTGCACTGACCGCGCCGCAACAGATAAACGCACAGCAGGATGATGACTTACCTTCGCATTCTCTGGTGTTATTGGATACGCTGAATGCGTTGTTAACGCGCGAAGAAAAACCACCAACCATTATTCGCCGTACAGGGCGATTATCCTCTTTTCCAGCAACACACCATCAGATAGGGATCTGGCTGGCCCAGGTTCGCGGCATTCGCGCCGGCCCATATTTCCATCGTTGA
- the secA gene encoding preprotein translocase subunit SecA codes for MVMNILTKIFGSRNERTLRRMRKKVDIINRLEPDMEKLSDEELKAKTNEFRERLKKGESLDSLLPEAFAVVRESSKRVFGMRHFDVQLIGGMVLNERCIAEMRTGEGKTLTATLPAYLNALTGRGVHVVTVNDYLAQRDAENNRPLFEFLGLTVGINLPGMPAPAKREAYAADITYGTNNEYGFDYLRDNMAFSPEERVQRKLYYALVDEVDSILIDEARTPLIISGPAEDSSELYIRVNKIIPHLIRQEKEDSDTFHGEGHFSVDEKSRQVNLTERGLVLVEELLVKEGIMDEGESLYSPANIMLMHHVTAALRAHVLFARDVDYIVKDGEVIIVDEHTGRTMQGRRWSDGLHQAVEAKENVAIQNENQTLASITFQNYFRLYEKLAGMTGTADTEAFEFSSIYKLDTIVVPTNRPMIRKDLPDLVYMTEHEKIDAIIEDIKERSTKGQPVLVGTISIEKSEVVSQALNKAGIKHNVLNAKFHAMEADIIAQAGQSGSVTIATNMAGRGTDIVLGGSWQAEIAQLENPDEAQIAEIKAEWQKRHDAVLAAGGLHIIGTERHESRRIDNQLRGRSGRQGDAGSSRFYLSMEDALMRIFASDRVSNMMRKLGMKPGEAIEHPWVTKAIANAQRKVESRNFDIRKQLLEYDDVANDQRRAIYSQRNELLDVSDISETINSIREDVFKVTIDSYIPPQSLEEMWDVEGLEQRLKNDFDLEMPIKEWLDKEPELHEETLRERIFQQAVEVYQRKEEIVGSEVMRNFEKGVMLQTLDSLWKEHLAAMDYLRQGIHLRGYAQKDPKQEYKRESFAMFAAMLESLKYEVISTLSKVQVRMPEEIEALEQQRREEAERLARQQQLSHQEEVSQDSGMPVQVDRKIGRNDPCPCGSGKKYKQCHGRLQK; via the coding sequence ATGGTCATGAATATATTAACAAAAATTTTTGGTAGCCGTAACGAACGTACCCTGCGCCGCATGCGCAAGAAAGTCGATATTATTAATCGTCTGGAACCCGATATGGAAAAGCTTTCAGACGAAGAGCTGAAAGCGAAAACCAATGAATTCCGTGAACGTCTGAAAAAAGGCGAATCGTTGGATAGCCTGCTGCCGGAAGCTTTTGCCGTGGTGCGTGAATCCAGTAAACGCGTGTTTGGTATGCGCCACTTTGACGTTCAGTTAATCGGCGGGATGGTGTTGAATGAACGCTGTATCGCTGAAATGCGCACCGGTGAAGGTAAAACGCTGACGGCGACGCTGCCTGCTTATCTCAATGCGCTGACCGGGCGAGGCGTTCATGTCGTGACGGTGAACGATTATCTGGCGCAACGCGACGCGGAAAACAACCGCCCGCTGTTTGAGTTCCTGGGGCTGACTGTAGGTATTAACCTGCCAGGGATGCCGGCGCCGGCTAAACGCGAAGCCTATGCCGCGGACATTACTTACGGCACCAATAACGAATACGGTTTTGACTATCTGCGCGACAATATGGCTTTCAGCCCGGAAGAGCGTGTGCAGCGTAAACTGTATTATGCGCTGGTGGATGAGGTCGACTCCATTCTGATCGATGAAGCCCGTACGCCGCTGATTATCTCCGGCCCGGCGGAAGACAGCTCTGAACTTTATATCCGCGTTAACAAAATTATTCCTCATCTGATCCGTCAGGAGAAAGAAGATTCGGACACCTTCCATGGCGAAGGCCACTTTTCTGTCGATGAAAAATCGCGTCAGGTAAACCTGACGGAACGCGGCCTGGTGTTGGTTGAAGAGTTGCTGGTGAAGGAAGGCATCATGGACGAGGGCGAGTCGCTTTATTCGCCGGCCAACATTATGCTGATGCACCATGTTACCGCCGCTTTGCGCGCTCACGTGCTGTTCGCTCGTGACGTGGACTACATTGTGAAAGATGGTGAAGTCATCATCGTGGATGAACACACCGGCCGTACCATGCAAGGACGCCGCTGGTCCGATGGTTTACACCAGGCGGTGGAAGCGAAAGAGAATGTCGCTATTCAGAATGAAAACCAGACATTAGCGTCAATCACCTTCCAGAATTACTTCCGTTTGTATGAAAAACTGGCCGGGATGACGGGGACGGCGGATACGGAAGCCTTTGAATTCAGCTCGATTTATAAGCTGGATACCATCGTTGTTCCGACCAACCGTCCGATGATCCGTAAAGATTTGCCCGATCTGGTCTACATGACGGAACATGAAAAAATTGACGCCATCATTGAAGATATCAAAGAGCGCTCGACGAAAGGACAGCCGGTACTGGTGGGTACGATTTCCATTGAGAAATCAGAGGTCGTTTCCCAGGCGTTGAATAAAGCCGGCATTAAACACAACGTATTGAACGCTAAATTCCACGCCATGGAAGCGGATATCATCGCCCAGGCGGGGCAGTCGGGATCCGTCACGATCGCTACCAACATGGCTGGCCGCGGTACGGATATTGTACTGGGCGGCAGTTGGCAGGCTGAAATCGCGCAGCTGGAAAACCCGGATGAGGCGCAGATTGCTGAGATTAAAGCGGAATGGCAAAAACGCCATGATGCGGTATTGGCTGCCGGCGGTTTGCATATTATCGGTACCGAGCGTCATGAATCCCGTCGTATCGATAACCAGCTGCGCGGTCGTTCCGGCCGTCAGGGGGATGCGGGCTCTTCCCGCTTCTATCTGTCGATGGAAGATGCGCTGATGCGTATTTTTGCCTCCGACCGTGTTTCCAACATGATGCGTAAATTGGGTATGAAACCCGGCGAGGCGATTGAGCATCCCTGGGTGACCAAGGCGATTGCCAATGCGCAGCGTAAAGTGGAAAGCCGCAACTTTGATATTCGTAAGCAACTGCTTGAATATGATGATGTCGCCAATGACCAGCGGCGGGCGATTTACTCCCAGCGTAACGAACTGCTGGATGTTTCCGATATCAGTGAAACCATCAACAGCATTCGCGAAGATGTCTTCAAAGTGACGATTGATAGCTATATTCCGCCGCAGTCGCTGGAAGAGATGTGGGACGTTGAAGGTCTGGAGCAGCGTCTGAAAAATGACTTTGATCTGGAAATGCCGATTAAGGAATGGTTGGATAAAGAGCCAGAGCTGCATGAAGAAACGCTGCGCGAACGTATTTTCCAACAGGCCGTCGAGGTTTATCAGCGCAAAGAAGAGATTGTTGGCAGCGAAGTGATGCGCAACTTTGAGAAAGGCGTTATGTTACAAACGCTGGACTCCCTGTGGAAAGAGCATCTGGCGGCAATGGACTATCTGCGTCAGGGTATTCACCTGCGCGGCTATGCGCAGAAGGATCCCAAACAGGAATATAAGCGTGAGTCTTTCGCCATGTTCGCCGCCATGCTGGAATCGCTGAAATATGAAGTGATCAGCACGCTGAGCAAGGTTCAGGTCCGTATGCCGGAAGAGATCGAGGCGCTGGAGCAGCAGCGTCGTGAAGAAGCTGAACGTCTGGCTCGTCAGCAGCAACTGAGTCATCAGGAGGAGGTCAGCCAGGATAGCGGCATGCCTGTTCAGGTGGATCGCAAAATCGGTCGCAACGATCCATGTCCTTGCGGATCCGGGAAAAAATATAAGCAATGTCACGGCCGTTTACAGAAGTAA